The window TGCGGCACACCCGCAGCGCCATGCTGGAAGTGCTGGAGAGCGATTACATCCGCACCGCGCGCGCCAAAGGACTGAGCGAGCCGGCGGTGATCATCAAGCATGCGCTGCGCAACGCACTGACGCCAGTCATTACGCTCGGCGCGCTCGAACTCGGCACGCTGCTGTCAGGCGCCGTTCTCACCGAGCAGATTTTCTCCATTCCCGGGTTCGGCAAACTGATCGTCGACGCCGTGTTCAACCGTGACTATGCCGTGGTGCAGGGCGTCGTGCTGGTGACGGCGACCACCTACATCGCGCTCAATCTGATTGCCGATATCGCCTATGTGCTGGTCAATCCACGGCTGAGGTCTTGACCATGACCGATCTCGCCAAGACCTTCGCCGAAAATATCCCCGGCGACCGGCTGGAAAGTCCGGGGCGGGCGGTGCTCCGACGGCTCAGGAGAAGCCCGAGCGCGATCGTCGGCATGGTCGTCATCGTGTCGTTCATCGCGATGGCGATCCTGGCGCCGCTGATCGTGCCCTATGATCCGATTGCCACCAGTTGGTCGACGGTGCGCAAGGCGCCGTCAGCGTTGCACTGGTTCGGCACCGACGATCTCGGCCGCGATGTGCTCAGCCGGGTCATTACCGGCGCGCGGGCGTCGCTTCTGGCCGGCCTGATCTCGGTCGCCATCGCGCTCGGCATCGGCGTGCCGCTGGGGTTGCTAGCCGGCTATCGCGGCGGCTTCATCGATGCACTGATCAGCCGGATCACCGATGCGATGCTGGCGTGTCCGTTCCTGATCCTCGCCATTGCGCTGGCGGCCTTCCTGGGGCCGAGCCTGGGTAATGTCATGATCGCCATCGGCGTCACCACCACGCCGATTTTCATCCGGCTGACCCGCGGACAGGTGTTGAACGTCAAGGTCGAGGAGTATGTCGAAGCGGCGCGCGCGCTCGGCAATCCGCCGCTGCGCATCGCCTGTGTCCACATCCTGCCGAACATCCTGCCGGCGCTGCTGGTGCAGGCGACATTGTCCATTGCCGCCGCCATCATTGCCGAGGCGGCCTTGTCGTTTCTTGGCCTCGGCCAGCAGCCACCGTCGCCGTCCTGGGGCAGCATGCTGAATGCGTCGCAACGCTTCCTGAGCAGCGCGCCCTGGATGGCGCTGTGGCCGGGGCTGGCAATCTTCATTGTGGTGCTGTCGTTCAATCTGTTCGGCGACGGCTTGCGCGACGCGCTGGATCCCAACGAGAGATAGCTGCGGCAAATCGTTACGTTTGCAAATCTGACGCTGGTATGAATGGCCCGCGCAATATTCAGGGCCGGGGGAACACGGCGATTGTTACTCTATAACGTCGACAGGCCCGGTTGGCCGTGCTAGCCGTTGGACCAGACCAACGAAAGATTCATCGCACGTTATGCTCGCAACCCTGGCCCAGACGGGACGATTTCACCATCCGGCTTTGCGCCGGGTGATGGTCGTGCTGTGCACGCTGGTCTATCTGGTTGCCGGCGCACTTCATGGCGCTTGCGATATCGACGTCACCAAGCCGGCTCCCCAAGGGATCCGAGACGGCATTGCCGTGATATCTGCGGTCAGCGACGTCGGCCACAACACCGCCGACAAAGCTCTCATCGCCGATCATCATTGCCACGGCTGTTTTTCGGTCTCGATTGCTGATCCCGCGACGACGCTGGCGCCGGTCGCATTCGCCGGCCCGATCCCTGTAGTCGCGCAACCGGACCAGGTTGGTGCCGCGCCCATGCTGGAAACTCCGCCACCAAAACATCTGACCTGATCAACCGCCACCGGGTGTGCCTGCACGCCCCAAGCTGTCGTTTTTCGAGGTCCGATCGATGTTGTCCAAATGTGCTGCGGCACGCCTCATGGGCGCGTGGCTGTTGCTGGTCAGTCCCTGGCTGATCACGCCATCCGACGCGCAAACGCTCAATCTGCAGACAGCGCTGCAGCGTGCGCTGGCTGCCAATCCACGGCTGACGTCGGCCGAGCGCGATGTCGGCATCGCCACCGGCCAGCGCATCCAGGCGGGCGCTCTGATCAATCCTGAACTGTCCTATGAACAGGACAATTCCCTCGGCTCCGGTCCCTATCGCGGCACGCGATCTGCCGAGACCACGCTGCAGATCAGCCAGTTGTTCGAATTGTTCGGCAAACGCGAGGCCCGCGTCGCCGCCGGCGCGGCGGGTGTCGATGCCGCGGTGTGGCAGCGCCGGGCGACACGCCTGGAAGTGTTGTCCGAGACCGCGATTGCCTTCCTCACCGCGCTGGGAACGCAGCGCCGCATCCAGATCCTGGACGAGCAGACCGCCGCGATCGATCGACTGACACCGTTGCTGCAGCGGCGCGTCGATGCCGGCGCCTCGTCCCCGGCGGAAACGGGGCGGGCGCAGGTTGCTTCCGACCTGTTCAAGGCCGATCGCGAGCGGGTCAAGGCCCAGCTTTCGAGCATCCGCCGCGATCTCGCGGTGCTGATGGGCGAGACGACGTTCAGATATTCCGTGGTGAGCGGACGGCTGGACATCGTTGGCCGGCCGCCCGCGTTCTCATCCGTGCTTGCCGCGATTGACGCCAACCCGCAGTTGATCCGCTGGACCAGCGTGTTCGCCCAGCGCAATGCTGAACTGCTGCTGGCGCGGCTGAAACCCTATCCGGATGTGCGGCTGAGCGCGGGCTGGCGGCACTTCAATGACACTGGCGACGATGCGGTGCGTCTCGGCGTCTCGATCCCGATCCCGCTGTTCGACCAGAACCAGGGCAACATCCTGTCCGCCCAGGAAAACCTCGCCAAGGCCGGCGCCGAGCGTGCCACCAACAAGGCGATACTGATCGTTCTTGCCGGGCGAGCCTATGACTCGCTGCAGGGATCGCTGCGCGAATTGTCGATCCTGCGAGAGTCGGCGATTCCCAAAGCGCGACAAGCCGCCCGCGCCATCGAGGATGGCTACGGCCAGGGCCGCTTCACGCTGCTCGAGGTGCTGGACGCGCAGGCGACGCTGGCGCAGGCCCAGCTTCGTGAGCAGGAGGCATTGCAGAATTTCCACGTCGCGGTCGCCGCCATCGAAGGACTGGTCGGCAATCCGTTGCTGCTTGCGCGAGGGGGCGCCCAATGAAGAAAGCTGTTGGACCCATCGTCGCGTGTTTCGTTGTGATCGCAGCCGTAGCCATTGCGATTGCGGCGCTGTTTCCGGTGCAGCAGGCGACTGCACCGCAGAAGCAGGCCGCTCACGGAGAAGCCGAGAAGGATGATCACGGAGCCGATCGCGTTGAGATGAGCGATGACAAGGTCGTCGCGGCCAGCATCAGCCTGGAAAAGGCCGGCGCTGCAACCCTGAGCGACACGCTGCTGATCAATGGAACGTTGCGCGCCAACCAGGAAGCCCTGGTGCAGGTGACGCCGCGGTTTCCCGGCGTGGTCCGCGACATCCGCAAGCGGATCGGCGACCGCGTCCAGAAGGGCGACCTGCTGGCGACCGTGGAGAGCAACCAGAGCCTGACATCGTATGACCTCAAGGCGCCAATCAACGGCACCGTGATCGATCGGCAGATTTCGCTGGGCGAATACGCCAGCGAGCAGAAGCCCGCCTTCACCATTGCCGATCTCTCCACCATTTGGGTCGATCTCTCGGTCTATCGCGCCGACATCAGGCGGATTCATATCGGCGACAAGGTGCTGATCGATCCGGAGGACGGCGATCCGTCGGCGGAAGCCGAAGTGTTTTACGTCTCGCCGATCGGATCCAGCGAGACCCAGAGCGCGCTGGTGCGCGCCGTGGTCGCCAACCATGCGGACGGCCATTTCCGCCCCGGACTGTTCGTTCGCGCGCAATTGTCCCTGACCGGCCGTCCGGTGCCGGTCGCGGTCAAGCTTGGTGCGTTGCAGACCCTGGAGAACAAGACCGTGGTGTTTGTGCGCGAGGGCAACGTGTTCGAGGCGCGGCCGGTGCGGATCGGCGACAAGGATGCCCGGTTTGCCGAGATCCTGTCCGGCCTTTCCGCGGGCGATGTCTACGCCGTCGACAACAGCTTTGTCATCAAGGCCGAGATCGGCAAGGAGGACGCCGCTCATGATCACTGACACATCGCGGCGTCGCGGCGCATTCGTTGCCGGCAGCGGAGGCTTCCACTCATGATCGACGGCATTCTTGCATTCGCGATCCGGCAGCGCTGGCTGGTGATGATCGCGGCTCTCGGCGTGGCCGCGTTCGGCGCCTGGAATTTCACCCGGCTGCCGATCGATGCGGTACCCGACATCACCAACGTCCAGGTTCAGATCAATACCCAGGCGCCCGGATACTCGCCGCTGGAAACCGAGCAGCGGATCACGTTCCCGATCGAGACCGCAATGGGGGGCCTGCCCAAGCTGTTGTACACCCGCTCGTTGTCGCGTTACGGCCTGAGCCAGGTCACCGTGGTGTTCGACGACGGCACCGACATCTATTTCGCGCGCCAGCTGGTCAACGAACGGATCCAGCAGGTCAAGGACCAGCTGCCGCCGGGCGTCGCCACCGCCATGGGGCCGGTATCCACCGGTCTCGGTGAAATCTACATGTACACCGTCGAGGCCAAGGCGGACGCGC is drawn from Bradyrhizobium prioriisuperbiae and contains these coding sequences:
- a CDS encoding ABC transporter permease — encoded protein: MTDLAKTFAENIPGDRLESPGRAVLRRLRRSPSAIVGMVVIVSFIAMAILAPLIVPYDPIATSWSTVRKAPSALHWFGTDDLGRDVLSRVITGARASLLAGLISVAIALGIGVPLGLLAGYRGGFIDALISRITDAMLACPFLILAIALAAFLGPSLGNVMIAIGVTTTPIFIRLTRGQVLNVKVEEYVEAARALGNPPLRIACVHILPNILPALLVQATLSIAAAIIAEAALSFLGLGQQPPSPSWGSMLNASQRFLSSAPWMALWPGLAIFIVVLSFNLFGDGLRDALDPNER
- the ihpB gene encoding divalent metal ion exporter adaptor subunit IhpB — encoded protein: MKKAVGPIVACFVVIAAVAIAIAALFPVQQATAPQKQAAHGEAEKDDHGADRVEMSDDKVVAASISLEKAGAATLSDTLLINGTLRANQEALVQVTPRFPGVVRDIRKRIGDRVQKGDLLATVESNQSLTSYDLKAPINGTVIDRQISLGEYASEQKPAFTIADLSTIWVDLSVYRADIRRIHIGDKVLIDPEDGDPSAEAEVFYVSPIGSSETQSALVRAVVANHADGHFRPGLFVRAQLSLTGRPVPVAVKLGALQTLENKTVVFVREGNVFEARPVRIGDKDARFAEILSGLSAGDVYAVDNSFVIKAEIGKEDAAHDH
- the ihpA gene encoding divalent metal ion exporter subunit IhpA, producing MLSKCAAARLMGAWLLLVSPWLITPSDAQTLNLQTALQRALAANPRLTSAERDVGIATGQRIQAGALINPELSYEQDNSLGSGPYRGTRSAETTLQISQLFELFGKREARVAAGAAGVDAAVWQRRATRLEVLSETAIAFLTALGTQRRIQILDEQTAAIDRLTPLLQRRVDAGASSPAETGRAQVASDLFKADRERVKAQLSSIRRDLAVLMGETTFRYSVVSGRLDIVGRPPAFSSVLAAIDANPQLIRWTSVFAQRNAELLLARLKPYPDVRLSAGWRHFNDTGDDAVRLGVSIPIPLFDQNQGNILSAQENLAKAGAERATNKAILIVLAGRAYDSLQGSLRELSILRESAIPKARQAARAIEDGYGQGRFTLLEVLDAQATLAQAQLREQEALQNFHVAVAAIEGLVGNPLLLARGGAQ